A window of Chloroflexota bacterium genomic DNA:
ATCCTCGCTTGGCATTCTTGTTGCTGTTCGGAGTGGGCATAGCCACATTTCGGCTAGCACATAATATACGCCTTACTTTGATCTGGCTGGTACTGTTAGGCCTGGTCTTGCTCTATGCAGAAAGTGGCCGCCTGAAGAGCGATTACAGCTTGCTGAACCTCGTGCGTGGCGCGGCTGTGGGAGCGGTTGTCGCGCTGCCCTTTGTCCTATTCAATCGGGAGTTCTTCTATGCGACGGCAGCGCGTCTGTATGGTGTGAACGATTTGCAGGTGCTGCTAGAGCGTGCCGTGTTCTTGGTGCCCATTTTGGAAGAATGCTTTTTCCGTGGCATGGTGCAGCGAGAAAAAGGATTGGTCGAAGGAGCACTGCTGTTTGGCCTGACTCAAGCACTGTATTTTGTCTCCGCAGTGAGCGTCTATCCAGCAGTTATTGCAGCCGTGGTACTGGGACTAACCTTGTTGGGGTTTCTGTACGGTTACCT
This region includes:
- a CDS encoding CPBP family intramembrane metalloprotease produces the protein MRSDARRTRRPRSKKYETTENASAPSIRRETKDRVAEPTHSRTVPSSWVLNPRLAFLLLFGVGIATFRLAHNIRLTLIWLVLLGLVLLYAESGRLKSDYSLLNLVRGAAVGAVVALPFVLFNREFFYATAARLYGVNDLQVLLERAVFLVPILEECFFRGMVQREKGLVEGALLFGLTQALYFVSAVSVYPAVIAAVVLGLTLLGFLYGYLYQRYELTASISCHVAVNLVFFVLPAVVDKISAFLVW